One region of Rhodocaloribacter litoris genomic DNA includes:
- a CDS encoding PorV/PorQ family protein, producing MQKRREEKRRGHPSPRPPRQHVLRLVLGLAIFLLPASASAQVLPSFGGDRAGTSGFQFLKIAADARGAALGETVVASAFDAGALFWNPALAAQFDGLHVGLHHTAYFAGVTLDFLAVAYPLRGTGLTLGASLQTMDSGEMDVTTEFQPFGTGERFRFFDLAAGLTLAQRLTDLFSYGVTGKYVRESVAGLTTSTLVFDLGIFYRIGDTGAQMAVAIRNFGFDGRPGGRLRRTVIGNPSEVIETDFAAITPPTTFLFGATYNLLHRDARNDLFVSAQLNNPNDNAETWNVGLEYVWHETLTLRAGYRFGVEEFTLPSLGLGLHIPYLGPDLRFDYGFNRLERLGTVHRIGLNLKG from the coding sequence ATGCAAAAACGACGGGAAGAAAAAAGAAGGGGCCACCCGTCGCCCCGCCCTCCCCGGCAGCACGTTCTCCGCCTCGTGCTGGGGCTTGCGATCTTCCTGCTGCCGGCGTCCGCCTCCGCGCAGGTGCTGCCCTCCTTCGGCGGCGACCGGGCGGGAACCTCCGGCTTCCAGTTCCTCAAAATCGCCGCCGACGCCCGGGGGGCGGCCCTCGGCGAAACCGTCGTGGCCAGCGCCTTCGATGCCGGCGCCCTCTTCTGGAACCCGGCCCTGGCCGCCCAGTTCGACGGCCTCCACGTGGGGCTGCACCACACCGCCTACTTTGCCGGCGTGACGCTCGACTTCCTGGCCGTCGCGTACCCCCTGCGCGGTACCGGCCTGACCCTCGGCGCCAGCCTGCAGACGATGGATTCCGGCGAGATGGACGTGACGACCGAGTTTCAGCCCTTCGGCACGGGCGAGCGGTTCCGCTTCTTCGACCTGGCGGCCGGGCTGACCCTCGCCCAGCGCCTGACCGACCTGTTCAGCTACGGCGTCACCGGCAAATACGTGCGGGAAAGCGTGGCGGGACTGACCACCTCGACCCTCGTCTTCGACCTCGGCATCTTCTACCGCATCGGCGACACGGGGGCCCAGATGGCCGTCGCGATCCGCAACTTCGGCTTCGACGGCCGACCCGGCGGCCGCCTGCGACGCACCGTCATCGGCAACCCGTCCGAGGTGATCGAAACCGACTTCGCCGCGATCACCCCGCCCACGACGTTCCTCTTCGGGGCCACCTACAACCTGCTGCACCGGGATGCCCGGAACGACCTGTTCGTCTCGGCCCAGCTGAACAACCCCAACGACAACGCCGAAACGTGGAACGTCGGGCTCGAATACGTCTGGCACGAGACGCTGACCCTGCGGGCGGGCTACCGCTTCGGGGTCGAGGAGTTCACCCTCCCGAGCCTGGGCCTGGGCCTGCACATCCCCTACCTCGGCCCGGACCTCCGCTTCGACTACGGCTTCAACCGGCTCGAACGCCTGGGTACCGTCCACCGGATCGGGCTGAACCTGAAAGGCTGA
- a CDS encoding endonuclease/exonuclease/phosphatase family protein, with amino-acid sequence MNPRRLVFFLGCLVLTGLPAGPLHAQSVPPKGTDATFDVATWNIEWFGDPQNGPSDDPLQLANVQAVIEQAAVDLWAVQEIADPDDFDALLAGLGSTYAGLLATESGTQRIGFIYKTGLLRPRNYGHILTDFASDFAGRPPLQLEADITLGDTTLTVTFITVHMKAFSDLASYERRLQASQRLKNRLDFLLPGVPVIVLGDFNDELLNSITPGRPSPYDNFVQDPDDYFFPTLALEAAGQATFCSSSTCAAGSTIDHILITDELVPHYVPGSAERYEALLDALGSYTVTTSDHLPVVARFDFARATTTRPIPGVPDGPALTAAPHPFRDRTTLSFTLARTGAVRLAVYDTYGREVARLVDRPLPAGFHRVDFDAAGRPSGLYMVYLRTPNGQTSRPLLHVR; translated from the coding sequence ATGAACCCACGGCGCCTGGTCTTTTTCCTCGGATGCCTCGTGCTCACCGGGCTCCCGGCCGGCCCGCTGCACGCCCAGTCCGTCCCCCCGAAGGGGACCGACGCTACGTTCGACGTCGCCACGTGGAACATCGAATGGTTCGGTGACCCGCAAAACGGCCCGTCGGACGACCCCCTCCAGCTTGCCAACGTGCAGGCCGTCATCGAACAGGCGGCCGTCGACCTGTGGGCCGTGCAGGAAATCGCCGACCCGGACGACTTCGATGCCCTGCTGGCCGGCCTGGGCAGTACCTACGCCGGCCTGCTCGCCACCGAATCCGGCACCCAGCGCATCGGCTTCATCTACAAAACCGGCCTCCTTCGCCCCCGCAACTACGGCCACATCCTGACGGACTTCGCCTCCGACTTCGCCGGACGCCCGCCGCTGCAACTGGAAGCCGACATCACCCTGGGCGATACGACGCTCACGGTTACCTTCATCACCGTCCACATGAAGGCCTTCAGCGACCTCGCTTCCTACGAGCGGCGGCTCCAGGCCTCGCAACGGCTCAAGAACCGCCTCGACTTCCTGCTCCCCGGCGTTCCCGTCATCGTCCTGGGCGACTTCAACGACGAGCTGCTCAACTCGATCACACCGGGCCGGCCTTCCCCGTACGACAACTTCGTCCAGGACCCCGACGATTACTTCTTTCCCACGCTCGCGCTGGAAGCGGCCGGCCAGGCCACCTTTTGCAGCAGCAGCACCTGTGCGGCCGGCTCCACGATCGATCACATCCTGATCACGGACGAACTGGTGCCGCACTACGTCCCGGGCTCGGCCGAACGGTACGAGGCGCTGCTCGACGCCCTCGGCAGCTACACCGTCACCACGTCGGACCACCTGCCCGTCGTCGCCCGGTTCGACTTCGCACGTGCCACCACGACGCGGCCGATCCCCGGCGTGCCAGACGGCCCGGCCCTGACCGCCGCCCCCCACCCGTTCCGTGACCGCACGACGCTCTCCTTCACCCTGGCCCGGACCGGGGCCGTACGGCTGGCCGTCTACGACACCTACGGGCGTGAGGTGGCCCGGCTGGTAGACCGGCCCCTACCGGCCGGTTTTCACCGCGTCGACTTCGACGCCGCCGGGCGCCCGTCCGGCCTCTACATGGTGTACCTGCGCACCCCGAACGGCCAAACCTCCCGCCCCCTGCTGCACGTCCGCTGA